ctgaaatgattacCAACATGGATTGTCAACATAGgagcatatttgtcataatatttttttgactttcaTATTTCCACTCCGCTAACAAATACGTCTCCTGAAACATGAAATTGCAAAATTTAGTCCCCGAAAATATAAgaagtgcaacaaatatatcaGACGTTAATAATGAATTGTATAGGAGAAAAACTATGataaaaaggattaaaaatagtaaaatacaacttaagatttgaactcttatattttgattatctatctatttatccatctatcaagttgttaattagttttttaattaatcaatataactacttattttccaaaataaaataaaattctttagttttatgatataaaaaatttgagttacaatttaaaaaaattgaaagccttttatttcttgaaatttttttttcttcaattaattattaatatttgttaCATACTCTGCCACAGTATGTCAAATAGAATGTAAGGTCGTTCCAGCCCCTAAATCAGCGAGAGATACAACTCTACGTCCCAAAGGCAAAGAATAAACttctgtattaatttttttttaaaagttaacttCTCTATTAGTTTGagcattattgtattttttatttaaatttatatgggttttttatttgttagtagttgttttcattttaatcatattatgtataataagtgtAGTCTCAAATAAAAGCACATAATGTTTATCTAATGGATTCTTTCATatttgaggtatatatatatattattgattaagaaaaaagacttataatttcactttaactttatctagtttaaattttgtgagatttttttttttaaaaatagttgattaaattcttttttaaaataaataaatttggtcccGCGGCCAGTtgtattttttctattcaaaactctcgacatattattttcaatctaaatataagGGCACTTAAGTTGGAATtgtaatatgaaataattttaaagattaaaagtgagaaatttagtagaaatttgataaaattataagatataagataaaagttttttttaacagcaaAGATTAAGATTtgataaggaaatcaaaataataaaaatatatatattaaaagaaaatttaaaaaatatattacataagtACTAAATGGATAGAAGcagcaaattataaaaatataataataataataataataataataataataataataataattagtcacaattcATTATTAACGTCCCACTGTATTTGTTGCACTTCTTATACTTTCAGGgattaaattttgcattttcatgATCAGTAACATATTTGCGAGTAGGGTAGGGTGGGGAGacgaaatgtaaaataaaaatattatagaaataTGCCCCTAGGCTGACAATCTATCTTGACCATCattttattgacaaatttaTCCCTCCGTGtcataaaagttattttattaactgTGACAGAACTTAACGATAAAAcatatcttttacattttcaaggactaaattttaagaatatatttgtcaacaaattacatattaaggaataaaaatgattgtttatccttttatatttttttgggtgtATTAATTGATTGTAAAATTGTTACGAGCCTACCGTTACACAAATAAAGCTCCTTTTTTTACAATCCTTCAAATTCTaaatatggggttttctttcaatttcaaatccccCAACAAAGCatgcttcttttcttcttcaattgaCGCCAACCCATTTGagtttttctctctcctttctctcttccctaattttttcaacaacaaaaaaaaatgggggCGTACAGAGCCGACGACGATTACGATTACTTGTTCAAGGTTGTTCTGATCGGCGACTCCGGCGTTGGCAAATCGAACCTTCTTTCTCGGTTCACACGAAACGAATTCAGCCTCGAATCCAAGTCCACCATTGGCGTTGAGTTCGCCACCAGAAGCATTCGCGTCGATGATAAGGTCGTCAAGGCGCAGATTTGGGACACTGCTGGTCAAGAACGGTAACACACAAACACGCTTTTGTTctatttgtctcttttttttattattgttataattgttATGTTTATGTTTGTGTGAATTGGTGattgtgatttgatttttttgcattttggaAAGGAGGAATGAAGGTGGGTTATGTTATGTATGTGTTATGAGGTTGTTTTGAggctttaagtttttttttttttttttcattcacccTTTGTGCTGATGATAATTTTAGATGAGGAGATAGTAAAACTGGAAGCTTTATCATGTTTGAGTTTGTTATTATTGGACTTGTGCTTGCTGTTttataatgaaatataaaatgttgGCATTTCTGGATTTGAGGCTGTTGGTGAAAAGGACTTTGTTAATTGTTGTATTTTATGTGCTTTTAAGTTTGAGTTTGATGTGCCAACATTTTGATGATGTTGTTTTCATTctcgttgattttttttaaagaggttGGAGCTGCTGGTTACtttgtgagaaacatttttaGTAAGCATAAGCAATGGAAGAATTATGAAGATAATGTATCGTACGGCGAGTACCACAAAGGGCTTGATTCGTtatcttcataattttttggttttcttcactttttggttttaattttttttccaaaacaatTCTACTTTACTCACGAATCAATTTGTCACCCAAAATCTattaagttttgaaaattgtttccaaaactaaattttttaataccaaAAAACAGAAACAGCAAATGTTTTCTCattgttttcttctattttcatctTATTCATCCCCTTCATCAAATTCCACACTCTGCTTTGTGCCTTGCACCACCTTCACCAACTGTCTTAGCAACCTTGTTTAGttctgttttaaaaattaaaagcagttttgaaatagaaatcaaaccATAGTAGTCAATTGCGCACAATAGCATTGCTATTGTGCTGGAGTGTCATGTTGTGGCACCCTGCCACTCCTCCAGGGTTGTTGTATTGCGCCTGGCCAGAGCAGCCAGAGCACGTGTTTCACAGCCAAAATTGCAGAAAATCAACTAGAAAGCTACTCTTAGATTGTAATAAGTTTCCTGGTTTAACTGTAAATCAGGGCCAACAGCAACATGATTTCCCATTGGTTGATGAGTGCAAACGCTCCTCCATATGTGTCACCGCTGAACAAGATCTGCAACTTGTGCCATCCCTGAAGAGCCGCTGTTCTGCAACTTCCAGCGAGGCAAAATGGTTGGGTGCGGAGGAGATGGCGGCTGATGGGAGAAAGAAGCTAGGGTTTTTTTTCTTGGTGAGAGGAAGTGATGGCTGATGGAGAAACTAGAAAGAGGTTAGGGTTTTTTTTATGAGAAGGGTGTTGTGCCTGCACCTCAAATTGGGCCACTCTCCACCCTAAACAAGTCCTAAAGTTGGggaggtttttttttgtttttttattattaatcataTATTATACCATTTTAATCGTATAAGACTATAAGGtactttataatattttaaaaatatatagaaaaatattaacaaataaatatattatataataaagacacacacacacacacacacatatagtgGTTATCCTGCCGTTGCGATTTTGGGGATAGTTGCTCCTCACCACTATCTGTTATTGAGTATTGACTACCATGAACCAAACATACTTGTATTTCTTGCATTTGGTTTGACACCCTGTGCCAccagaatttatttttattaatgctAGACGTAGTTTTAACTGCTctgtttaattttgtatttcttgtttcaatatgattttttgCCTCCAGTCTTTACGTTTTCAAAGATCCAATGCCTTTGTCAATGCTTCTTTATTTGCAATATGACACTTTCAAGAATTCTTTTCTAGTCTGCTTTAGTACAACCGAGTTGAAAATCGCATGACTCTCTGAGCCATTACTGTTTTCGTTTCTAACCAACTGCTATCTTCCTAAGGACATTGATCCTATCTGTCTAGTCATGTAGACAAGAAATATAAGAAGAAAGATAAACATAATGCTTGAGGAAGGATAACTTGAAAGGAGAATGCACATAAAGTTATAGAtgtaataaaattgaaaaagccAAAGCTAATCTTCCTTTTTTGGTGAATTATCATTCTGTATCATTTAGCTTCCTAATTAGGCTGGTCATTTTATGAATCTGTGTTTATATGCAAGCAAGCTAGTAGTTTTGTTGATTCAGAATCTTCTGTTTTAACATCGCCTAATTCTGGGTTCCATGTAAATAATGATCTGCCGTGTtgtattttattaactttttttttattcattttttgatTTACTGAAGGTACCGAGCTATTACAAGTGCATATTATCGAGGAGCTGTTGGTGCTTTACTAGTTTATGATGTTACACGTCATGTTACTTTTGAAAATGTGGAGAGATGGCTAAAAGAGCTGAGAGATCACACAGATGCCAACATTGTGGTGATGCTTGTAGGGAACAAAGCAGACCTGCGTCATCTGCGTGCAGTTTCCACCGAAGATGCTACAACTTTCGCTGAGCGAGAGAACACATTTTTCATGGAAACATCTGCCCTTGAGTCCTTGAATGTTGAAAATGCCTTCACAGAAGTGCTGACCCAGATCTATCATGTTGTAAGCAAGAAGGCCCTTGAGATTGGAGACGATCCAGCAGCTTTGCCAAAAGGACAGACAATTAATGTTGGGTCCCGTGATGATGTATCAGCTGTGAAGAAATCTGGATGTTGTTCTGCTTGAGTGTGTAGTAGAAAACAGTctctgtatttttattttaaattatatgccTTGTTTATACCATGTAGAGATTGGCCGCCTCACAGCATGAAGATGATTGATTATTTAGAGCATCAAACTTTCTGCTTTGATTTGTAGAGAATTATGTTCAAAATTAGTCAAATGTTTAGGAAACAAGCACATTCATTTTGCATTATTCCTATTTTTGAGccattttaagatatttatttatctaatttcCAATTTATCAgtttggttcttttataatctTCATCATGCCTCTATTTTGTTCTCATCTATGTCGCATTTGAAAAGCAGATGCTCAAACTGGTTCTTCCTTTCTTAGCTTTTCTCCTCCTTTCATAATGAAGAGTATTGACCAATTGCAAAGAGACTTTTTATGGATTTTAACCTATGAGCAATTGCTCACCAAGgtattgttaaaataattgatttaaataataaaattaggaaAAGGTTGTATTTTATTCTAAGGTAGGTTCATTTTTGTTCTAAACAAACATCCAACAAATGGTCTCTAGATGGGGAGTTTTATCATAtgggtgtaattttttttatttcatatagggttgttttcaaattatttttaagaatggaGTAAGTCGTAACATTTGTTatgacttattattttttaattgaagttgtaa
The nucleotide sequence above comes from Glycine soja cultivar W05 chromosome 11, ASM419377v2, whole genome shotgun sequence. Encoded proteins:
- the LOC114374478 gene encoding ras-related protein RABA1f-like, giving the protein MGAYRADDDYDYLFKVVLIGDSGVGKSNLLSRFTRNEFSLESKSTIGVEFATRSIRVDDKVVKAQIWDTAGQERYRAITSAYYRGAVGALLVYDVTRHVTFENVERWLKELRDHTDANIVVMLVGNKADLRHLRAVSTEDATTFAERENTFFMETSALESLNVENAFTEVLTQIYHVVSKKALEIGDDPAALPKGQTINVGSRDDVSAVKKSGCCSA